One window of Pyrus communis chromosome 12, drPyrComm1.1, whole genome shotgun sequence genomic DNA carries:
- the LOC137711369 gene encoding protein transport protein SEC16B homolog: MASNPPPFQVEDQADEDFFDKLVEGDLGPSESGSEFARGNDSDDGMAFASLSIGGSVAVSEDSVHETKTIAENKPFANPNVGDSAAVSEDSVAKPQTKDENGADESNNVVNNDAGIESNNAGEGSQLRPDSAVSKSNDSGASGIKEIGWGSFYADSAENGIHGFGSYSDFFNELGDGSGDFPTKVDESLSTESKTVRSNEVQTARQEGLNHLVNNEQYQEGQAYGASVEESRNEQDLNGTEYWESLYPGWKYDSNTGQWYQVDSFNVPGNAQGSLGTDDWTTASDDNKTVVSYLQQTAQSVAGTVTETSTTGSLPNWDQVSQGTNGYPEHMVFNPEYPGWYYDTIAQEWRSLEAYNSSVQSTAQSQNGNSIYSQEYRQDGNYGSQAVVGNQGQDSSWAGSYSNYNQQASNMWQPQTASKSEGFSGFSGNQQMSNSFGSTVNTDQYKSLNSFGAVPLYNNASQGHGEANGTVGFQGFVPAGNFSQQFNQGNAKMSEQTQFSDDYFGGQKPVSYSQQPVNYSQQPFQSGNQFSYAPSVGRSSAGRPPHALVTFGFGGKLIVMKDNSSLRNPSYGTQDPVGGSVSVLNLIEVFTGKTDASSFGMSTCDYFRALCQQSFPGPLVGGSVGSKELNKWIDERIANCESPDMDYRKGKVLRLLLSLLKIACQHYGKLRSPFGTDTVSRENDTPESAVAKLFASAKSNNVQFSDYGTVSHCVQKMPSEGQMRATASEVQNFLVSGRKKEALQCAQGGQLWGPALVIASQLGEQFYVDTVKQMALRQLVAGSPLRTLCLLIAGQPAEVFSADTTAEINLSGAVSTSQQPAQFGANKMLDDWEENLAVITANRTKDDELVIIHLGDCLWKDRSEITAAHICYLVAEANFESYSDSARLCLIGADHWKSPRTYASPEAIQRTELYEYSRVLGNSQFILLPFQPYKLIYAHMLAEVGRVSDSLKYCQTILKSLKTGRAPEVETWKQLVLSLEERIKTHQQGGYSVNLVSTKFVGKLLNLFDSTAHRVVGLPPPAPSTSQGSAHGNDHYQQPTGPRVSSSQSTMAMSSLIPSASMEPISDWTSDGNRKPMHNRSVSEPDFGRTPRQVDSSKQTASPDGQGKASGGTSRFSRFGFGSQLLQKTVGLVLRPRPGKQAKLGETNKFYYDEKLKRWVEEGVEPPAEEAALPPPPTSTPFQNGVSDYNLRSVLKKEGSPTKGSPDLQTSTPLGPTSGTPPIPPSSNQFSSRARLGIRSRYVDTFNQGGGSPANLFQSPSVPSVKPPVAANAKFFIPTLASSNEQAMEAIAESVQEDGATNESLSTSGMNDSFHAPLPSSSSSNTMQRFPSMGNIQSMGVATNANGSALPHSRRTASWGGSSNDVLSPHMKTGEIKPLGEALGTSPVAMFRPSEPSLTRAPMHGGSSGDDLHEVEL; this comes from the exons ATGGCTTCAAATCCTCCTCCATTTCAGGTGGAGGATCAGGCGGACGAGGATTTCTTTGATAAATTGGTTGAAGGTGATCTGGGGCCCTCTGAATCAGGCTCCGAATTCGCCCGGGGAAATGATTCCGATGATGGTATGGCGTTCGCCAGTCTGAGTATTGGTGGTTCTGTAGCTGTATCTGAGGATTCGGTCCACGAAACCAAAACTATAGCCGAAAATAAGCCGTTTGCAAATCCGAATGTTGGTGATTCTGCAGCTGTATCTGAGGATTCGGTTGCCAAACCCCAAACGAAAGACGAAAATGGTGCAGACGAGTCAAACAATGTGGTTAATAATGACGCAGGGATTGAGTCCAATAATGCTGGGGAAGGATCCCAATTGAGGCCGGATTCGGCAGTGAGCAAGAGCAACGATTCAGGAGCTTCAGGGATTAAGGAGATAGGGTGGGGTTCGTTTTATGCCGATTCTGCGGAGAATgggatccatggatttggatcgTACTCGGATTTTTTCAATGAATTGGGGGATGGTTCTGGGGATTTCCCCACAAAAGTAGACGAAAGTTTGAGTACTGAATCGAAAACTGTACGCAGCAATGAAGTTCAAACAGCCCGTCAAGAGGGTTTGAACCATTTGGTTAATAACGAGCAATATCAAGAGGGTCAAGCTTATGGGGCATCTGTGGAGGAAAGCAGAAATGAGCAGGATCTAAACGGTACAGAGTATTGGGAAAGTCTCTATCCAGGGTGGAAATATGATTCCAACACGGGGCAGTGGTATCAAGTGGACAGTTTCAATGTGCCTGGGAATGCTCAAGGGAGTTTGGGCACTGATGATTGGACCACTGCTTCAGATGATAATAAAACTGTGGTTTCTTATTTGCAGCAAACAGCTCAGTCTGTTGCAGGAACTGTGACTGAAACAAGCACAACCGGCAGTTTGCCTAACTGGGATCAGGTCTCACAAGGGACTAATGGGTACCCAGAACATATGGTTTTCAACCCTGAATACCCGGGTTGGTATTATGACACGATTGCCCAAGAATGGCGTTCATTGGAAGCATATAATTCCTCTGTGCAATCAACTGCTCAGTCTCAGAATGGAAATAGTATATATAGTCAAGAGTACAGGCAAGATGGCAATTATGGGTCACAAGCGGTCGTTGGGAACCAAGGTCAAGACAGCAGCTGGGCTGGGTCTTACAGTAATTACAATCAGCAGGCTTCAAATATGTGGCAGCCTCAAACTGCATCTAAAAGTGAGGggttttcaggttttagtggAAACCAGCAAATGAGTAATTCGTTTGGTTCTACGGTTAACACGGATCAGTACAAGTCTTTAAATTCTTTCGGAGCAGTTCCTTTGTACAACAATGCAAGTCAAGGTCATGGTGAAGCTAATGGGACTGTTGGGTTCCAAGGTTTTGTGCCGGCTGGAAACTTTAGCCAGCAGTTCAATCAAGGAAATGCAAAGATGAGCGAACAAACACAATTCTCAGATGATTACTTTGGCGGTCAGAAACCTGTAAGTTATTCACAACAACCTGTAAATTATTCACAACAACCTTTCCAGAGTGGCAATCAGTTTTCATATGCTCCCAGCGTAGGAAGATCATCTGCTGGCCGTCCTCCACATGCCCTAGTAACTTTTGGATTCGGTGGAAAACTCATTGTAATGAAGGACAATAGTAGCCTCAGGAATCCGTCATATGGAACCCAG GATCCTGTAGGAGGCTCAGTTTCTGTCCTGAACTTGATTGAAGTTTTCACGGGAAAGACTGATGCTTCGAGTTTTGGAATGAGTACTTGTGATTATTTTCGTGCTTTGTGCCAACAGTCCTTCCCAGGTCCCTTGGTTGGAGGGAGTGTTGGAAGCAAAGAGTTGAACAAATGGATTGATGAGAGGATTGCTAACTGTGAATCACCAGACATGGACTATAGGAAAGGCAAAGTATTGAGGTTGCTTCTTTCTTTGCTTAAGATAGCTTGTCAACATTATGGAAAACTTCGATCTCCTTTTGGTACTGACACTGTATCAAGG GAAAATGATACTCCAGAATCAGCCGTTGCTAAACTTTTTGCATCTGCAAAGAGCAATAATGTACAATTTAGTGATTATGGCACTGTTAGCCACTGTGTGCAGAAAATGCCTTCAGAAGGACAAATGCGG GCAACTGCTTCTGAGGTACAAAATTTTCTGGTTTCTGGTAGAAAGAAAGAGGCTTTACAGTGTGCACAAGGTGGTCAGTTGTGGGGACCTGCACTTGTTATTGCTTCACAGCTTGGAGAACAG TTCTATGTGGACACTGTGAAGCAAATGGCACTCCGCCAGCTGGTTGCAGGATCACCTTTGCGGACTTTATGCCTGCTAATTGCAGGGCAACCTGCTGAAGTGTTCTCTGCTGACACTACAGCTGAGATCAATCTTTCAGGCGCTGTTAGTACATCTCAACAGCCTGCACAG TTTGGTGCAAATAAAATGCTTGATGACTGGGAGGAGAATTTGGCTGTGATAACTGCAAACAGAACAAAAGATGATGAACTGGTAATTATACATCTTGGAGATTGCTTATGGAAGGATAGGAGTGAG ATTACTGCAGCACACATCTGCTATTTAGTGGCAGAAGCAAATTTTGAGTCATACTCAGATAGTGCAAGGCTATGTCTAATTGGAGCAGATCACTGGAAGTCGCCTCGTACTTATGCAAGTCCAGAAGCCATTCAG agAACTGAACTCTATGAATATTCAAGGGTGCTTGGGAACTCTCAGTTCATCCTTCTACCATTTCAGCCATATAAGCTCATATATGCGCACATGCTTGCTGAAGTTGGAAGAGTTTCTGACTCGTTGAA GTACTGTCAAACAATACTAAAGTCTTTGAAAACCGGTAGAGCACCTGAAGTGGAAACGTGGAAGCAACTAGTATTATCTCTTGAGGAGAGGATTAAAACCCATCAGCAG GGGGGATACTCTGTAAATTTAGTTTCTACAAAGTTTGTTGGTAAATTGCTCAACCTGTTTGATAGTACTGCACATCGTGTTGTTGGCCTACCACCACCTGCACCATCCACATCCCAAGGAAGTGCTCACGGTAATGACCATTATCAACAGCCCACGGGCCCTAGAGTTTCTAGTAGTCAATCAACAATGGCCATGTCGTCGTTAATTCCTTCTGCTTCAATGGAACCCATAAGCGACTGGACATCTGATGGCAATAGAAAGCCAATGCACAATAGAAGTGTTTCAGAGCCAGATTTTGGTAGAACTCCAAGACAG GTTGATTCATCAAAGCAAACTGCCTCACCTGATGGCCAAGGAAAAGCCTCAGGGGGGACTTCTCGCTTTTCTCGTTTTGGTTTCGGGTCACAGCTGTTGCAAAAGACTGTTGGTTTAGTATTAAGGCCCCGCCCGGGAAAACAG GCTAAGTTGGGTGAAACAAACAAGTTCTACTACGACGAAAAACTTAAAAGATGGGTTGAGGAAGGTGTTGAACCTCCAGCTGAAGAAGCTGCGTTGCCTCCTCCCCCAACAAGTACACCCTTTCAGAATGGTGTCTCTGATTACAACTTGAGATCTGTTTTGAAGAAAGAAGGGTCTCCTACTAAGGGCAGCCCAGATTTACAAACTTCAACCCCTCTAGGACCAACTTCAGGGACCCCACCTATTCCACCTAGCTCAAATCAATTTTCATCCCGTGCACGGTTGGGTATTCGATCCAG ATACGTTGACACATTCAACCAAGGTGGTGGAAGCCCAGCAAACTTGTTCCAGTCACCTTCTGTTCCATCCGTTAAGCCTCCAGTTGCTGCCAACGCAAAGTTTTTTATTCCCACCTTAGCATCATCAAATGAACAGGCAATGGAGGCTATTGCTGAAAGTGTACAAGAAGATGGTGCAACTAATGAAAGTCTTTCAACATCTGGTATGAATGATTCATTCCATGCTCCTCTGCCTTCATCGTCGTCATCAAATACCATGCAAAGGTTCCCAAGCATGGGTAATATTCAAAGCATGGGAGTTGCCACAAATGCCAATGGCTCCGCTCTACCCCACTCACGAAGGACGGCCTCATGGGGTGGAAGCTCCAATGATGTATTAAGCCCTCATATGAAAACGGGCGAGATAAAACCTCTAGGGGAGGCATTAGGTACGTCCCCGGTGGCTATGTTTAGGCCGAGTGAGCCTTCCCTGACACGTGCGCCAATGCATGGAGGCAGTTCTGGTGACGACCTTCATGAAGTGGAACTTTGA